The Rhodothermales bacterium genome has a segment encoding these proteins:
- a CDS encoding ATP-dependent Clp protease proteolytic subunit produces MVEDFLKFTKSLTLPGEIYSGPFRDQPISGLVPMVVEQTSRGERAYDIFSRLMKDRIVLLGTPINDQIANLAVAQLLYLASEDPDRDINMYVNSPGGVVYSGLAIYDTMQFVNCHVATICVGLAASMGSVLLAAGSKGRRAALPNSRIMLHQPSGGSQGTAADIEIQAREILWLKQRLYEILAEHTGKTVDQLKEDSERDYWLSAHDAKTYGLIDNVLEASKTKGMSSKNGKE; encoded by the coding sequence ATGGTAGAAGATTTTCTCAAATTCACGAAGAGCCTTACCCTTCCCGGCGAGATCTATAGCGGCCCCTTCCGCGATCAGCCGATCAGCGGGCTCGTTCCAATGGTCGTCGAGCAAACGTCGCGCGGCGAACGCGCCTACGACATCTTCAGCCGGCTGATGAAGGACCGGATCGTCCTCCTGGGTACTCCGATCAACGATCAGATCGCCAACCTGGCCGTAGCCCAGCTGCTGTACCTCGCCAGCGAAGATCCCGATCGGGACATCAACATGTACGTGAACTCGCCCGGCGGCGTCGTCTACAGCGGCCTGGCGATCTACGACACCATGCAGTTCGTCAACTGCCACGTCGCCACGATCTGCGTGGGCCTAGCCGCGTCGATGGGCTCCGTGTTGCTGGCCGCCGGCTCCAAAGGCCGCCGCGCTGCCCTGCCGAACTCGCGCATCATGCTCCACCAGCCTTCCGGCGGTAGCCAGGGCACCGCGGCCGATATCGAGATCCAGGCCCGCGAAATCCTTTGGCTCAAGCAGCGCCTCTACGAAATCCTCGCCGAACACACCGGCAAGACGGTCGACCAGCTCAAGGAAGACTCCGAGCGCGACTACTGGCTCAGCGCCCACGACGCGAAGACCTATGGCCTCATCGACAACGTCCTCGAAGCCAGCAAGACGAAGGGGATGAGCAGTAAGAATGGGAAAGAATAA
- the tig gene encoding trigger factor has translation MQTTIKQVDPDELNPVEFELVIDATALELAPHVDNELRKQRHRVQVKGFRPGKVPISMLKKLYGESLVMGVVEKFIQDAFQDEVVEPGAHTVIGSPELTTLEYELDNDLHAVLHFGVRPEITLADLSGERILKLKHTFKDEEVETRVKALRLEHAELDEPSEERSIEAGDYVVIDMQPLDRATGLPVVGSRDEDLSFYLDDERLREPLREALLGQKAGANFRVELPADGEDADEHEEQAQPLLVGPSGEDLGAQKTDPFQVTVKSVQRRNLPELDETFIKKASNEQAATESELRAQIEKQIATMWERQSRELLEGEIVLRMLELHDIPVPSSAVDIFIASYLEDLKRRNEGRLPDGLDTDRFVEASRPEATRQARWMLLREEVIEQEKLEVTDEDMTAHYVEMAGGDEALAVSFRKYYKAAGMDKNLDQQLISKKVIDVLASRFIIEELEADAYGEALKARDANKKEEAS, from the coding sequence GTGCAGACCACTATCAAGCAAGTCGACCCTGACGAATTAAATCCTGTCGAATTTGAACTCGTCATCGATGCGACGGCCCTGGAACTCGCCCCCCACGTGGATAACGAGCTCCGCAAGCAGCGCCATCGCGTACAGGTGAAGGGCTTCCGCCCCGGTAAGGTGCCCATTTCGATGCTCAAAAAGCTCTATGGCGAGTCGCTCGTCATGGGGGTGGTCGAGAAGTTCATCCAGGATGCCTTCCAGGACGAGGTCGTGGAGCCCGGCGCCCACACGGTGATCGGTTCCCCCGAGCTGACGACGCTCGAGTATGAACTCGATAACGATCTGCATGCCGTGTTGCACTTCGGCGTACGCCCCGAGATTACGCTCGCGGACCTCTCCGGCGAGCGCATCCTGAAGCTGAAACACACGTTCAAGGACGAGGAGGTTGAAACCCGCGTCAAAGCCCTCCGCCTCGAACATGCCGAGCTCGACGAGCCTTCGGAAGAGCGCTCCATCGAAGCGGGCGATTATGTGGTGATCGATATGCAGCCGCTCGACCGGGCCACCGGCCTGCCGGTCGTCGGCTCCCGCGATGAGGATTTGTCGTTTTACCTGGATGACGAGCGGTTGCGCGAGCCGCTTCGTGAGGCGCTGCTGGGCCAGAAGGCTGGCGCGAACTTCCGGGTCGAATTGCCCGCCGATGGTGAGGATGCGGATGAGCATGAGGAGCAGGCGCAGCCGCTGCTCGTCGGCCCCTCGGGCGAAGACCTCGGCGCCCAAAAGACCGATCCGTTTCAGGTTACGGTAAAGTCCGTCCAGCGGCGAAATCTGCCGGAACTCGACGAGACGTTTATCAAGAAAGCCTCGAATGAACAGGCGGCTACCGAAAGCGAACTCCGCGCCCAGATCGAAAAGCAGATCGCGACGATGTGGGAGCGCCAGTCCCGCGAGCTGCTCGAAGGCGAGATCGTCCTGCGGATGCTCGAACTACACGATATCCCCGTACCGTCATCCGCCGTCGACATCTTCATCGCCTCGTACCTGGAGGACCTGAAGCGCCGCAACGAAGGCCGGCTGCCGGATGGGCTCGACACCGATCGGTTCGTGGAAGCGAGCCGTCCGGAGGCGACCCGCCAGGCCCGCTGGATGCTGCTCCGCGAGGAGGTCATCGAACAGGAGAAGCTGGAGGTGACCGATGAGGACATGACCGCCCACTACGTGGAGATGGCCGGCGGCGACGAAGCCCTCGCCGTCAGCTTCCGGAAGTACTACAAGGCGGCCGGCATGGACAAAAACCTCGACCAGCAGCTGATCAGCAAGAAAGTGATCGACGTCCTCGCCTCGCGCTTCATCATCGAGGAACTGGAGGCGGATGCCTACGGTGAAGCGCTGAAAGCCCGTGACGCGAACAAAAAAGAAGAAGCCTCCTGA